The Tachyglossus aculeatus isolate mTacAcu1 chromosome 22, mTacAcu1.pri, whole genome shotgun sequence genome window below encodes:
- the FAM187A gene encoding Ig-like V-type domain-containing protein FAM187A, whose product MGPSLAVFFLGLRVSLHALEIVEKENIFEQTPCPAFLLFDNTAFLADMSFELPCHCKPEEVSAVVWYFQEQLGSLHTKVLTDFDGRVATDARLVRAGSDMLTRFSIRLFSLVVFRARPGDSGLYLCGTRSGDYFYGYDVDVQSSRGLAVAFSDRGQQPRGDEVRGPLRLFTAFWEWTRCDRCGVPGEQWRLGLCYLQGSGLSARYRQSLPDVVSCGSRAVPRELRATAHGWPPELAIRSCRVPCPQKPHRRSRPQLADVLAKLGSRPWVPEVPVQFHRQRLGHGLILTCPGARPEHAVAWDKGGLPLYLTRFLVGVNRSMRIFIDHGHQLHIRFARLDDRGLYRCWLQGIPVAGFRLAVVSGGRYRASLSDPDTRYALQAALLCYLLITAVFILIHLCRCCCSYCSCALWQ is encoded by the coding sequence ATGGGCCCGTCCCTGGCTGTCTTCTTCCTGGGGCTCCGCGTGTCCCTCCACGCTTTGGAGATTGTGGAGAAAGAGAACATCTTCGAGCAGACCCCCTGCCCGGCCTTCCTGCTCTTCGACAACACGGCCTTCCTGGCAGACATGAGCTTCGAGCTGCCCTGCCACTGCAAGCCTGAGGAGGTGTCCGCAGTGGTCTGGTACTTCCAGGAGCAGCTGGGCAGCCTGCACACCAAGGTGCTGACGGACTTCGACGGGCGGGTGGCCACGGACGCGCGGCTGGTGCGGGCGGGCAGCGACATGCTAACCCGCTTCAGCATCCGCCTCTTCAGCCTGGTGGTGttccgggcccggcccggggacTCGGGGCTCTACCTGTGCGGCACGCGCAGCGGCGACTACTTCTACGGCTACGATGTGGACGTGCAGAGCAGCCGGGGGCTGGCAGTGGCCTTCAGCGACCGGGGCCAGCAGCCCCGCGGGGACGAGGTCCGGGGCCCTCTGCGCCTCTTCACCGCCTTCTGGGAGTGGACGCGCTGTGACCGGTGTGGCGTGCCCGGGGAGCAGTGGCGGCTCGGCCTGTGCTACCTGCAGGGCTCGGGGCTCTCGGCCCGCTACCGCCAGAGCCTCCCGGACGTGGTGTCGTGCGGGTCACGCGCGGTGCCTCGGGAGCTGAGGGCCACGGCTCACGGCTGGCCGCCCGAGCTGGCCATCCGCAGCTGTCGAGTGCCCTGTCCCCAGAAGCCGCACCGCCGGAGCCGGCCGCAGCTGGCCGACGTCCTCGCCAAGTTGGGCAGCCGACCCTGGGTGCCCGAGGTGCCCGTGCAGTTCCACCGGCAGCGGCTGGGCCACGGGCTGATCCTCACATGCCCCGGGGCCCGGCCGGAGCACGCCGTGGCCTGGGACAAGGGCGGCCTGCCCCTCTACCTCACCCGCTTCCTGGTCGGGGTCAACCGGTCCATGCGCATCTTCATCGACCACGGCCACCAGCTGCACATCCGCTTCGCCCGGCTGGACGATCGGGGGCTGTACCGCTGCTGGCTCCAGGGCATCCCGGTGGCCGGCTTCCGGCTGGCCGTGGTGTCTGGGGGCCGCTACCGGGCCTCACTGTCCGACCCGGACACCCGCTACGCTCTGCAGGCCGCACTCCTCTGCTACTTGCTCATCACGGCCGTCTTCATCCTCATCCAcctctgccgctgctgctgctcctacTGCAGCTGCGCGCTCTGGCAGTAA